From Calothrix sp. PCC 6303, a single genomic window includes:
- a CDS encoding non-ribosomal peptide synthetase gives MSDINKRIAALSPEKRELLLQRLNQQAQTKSTNLIEPQSRETNCFPLSFAQQRLWFIEQLEPGNPLYNIPGAVRLQGRLNITAIEQSLNLIIQRHEILRTTFKSKQGQPIQVIASSLHLTIPVVDLSGLALPQQEVEKLINHESACGFDLESGPLLRVHLLQLSPEEYVMLFTLHHIIADGWSMGLLVDELATLYPVFCADEELSSLPKLPIQYADFAVWQQNWLQGEVWEKQLSYWKQQLNHIPILSLPLDKPRPAISSFRGATETFIVGKDLTQALKSLSRDQGVTLFMTLLAAFKVLLHRYTGQDDICIGSPIANRNRGEIEKLIGFFVNSLVLRTDLSGNPSFLELLARVREVTVEAYSHQDFPFEKLVEELQPERHLNHHPLFQVAFQLQNTPTHILELPGVTLSSLEANSDRTAKFDLDLSVAETDTGLIGHLEYSTDLFESATIARMVKHFQTLLDAIVANPQAKLSELPLLSAAEQQQLLFAWNHTQIDWQHNLCIHQLIELQAAKTPDTVAVVFVEASGSTTEKPQQQLTYGELNQKADQLAQYLHSLGVTANTLVGICVERSLEMLVGLLGILKAGGAYIPLDPTYPQERLALMIEDAQVQVLLTQNHLLHHICVDVTQVVCLDTDWHKVVNNTSTCKILPLNSSHIAYVIYTSGSTGKPKAVEITHASVVNFLQSMRHQPGLTASDTVLAVTSISFDIAALELYLPLICGARLILASREITMDGELLSQYLTHTGATLMQATPATWRMLLASRWMGSSQLKILCGGEGLASDLAKQLLAKGNSLWNLYGPTETTIWSTIYQVKADNLSTKSLVSIGCPIANTQIYILDQYLQPVPIGVVGELHIGGAGLARGYLNQPELTQIKFISTNLADESSKTLYKTGDLARYLADGTIEYIERIDHQVKLRGFRIELGEIEATIRNFSGVEEAVVIARGDIAENRILVAYIIYKDAVDTSELIFNLRQFLQSKLPNYMIPSAFMLLDNLPLTPNGKVDRKSLPVPDTNQLETLTKYTKPRNQIEEKLEVIWSQILNVKGIRIEDNFFNLGGHSLLATQVMSRVRDELKFTVPLRALFESPTIAGLADIIYKQYANSDSVYPPIEVVSREQKLPLSFAQQRLWFLSQLIPNSPLYNISVPVSLSGLVNIAALEKSLNEVIQRHEILRTSFGEIEGQPIQIIVPAVNLPLTIIDIESLTDTEQLERVKQIALSEKLEAFDLTCCPLLRVKLIKLSQTEFVLLLTIHHIISDAWSMGVLVKELTVLYEAFCTGKSNPLPDLPIQYADFAVWQRQWLEGEVLETQLTYWKEQLLGGNLPILNLPIQRSLSNSTTYQGASYNFELSVDLSQKIQALSRQENVTLFMTLLAGLQTLLYRYTHQDDIVVGTDIANRTQSQTELLIGFFINLLVLRTDMRGNPSFRELLQRVREVTLQAYAHQDLPFEKLVEELTTERDLQQTPLFQVLFVLQNTPTTEIILTDIKLQPLEIEDEQSKFDLVLFAVEIEDQISLSWKYKTDLFDESAIARFSAHFETLLTSIVNQPDTTISTLEMLTPEEINQQIREKTKRQSSNFQKFKTLKPKAISLTPAELVKTDYLQSGETLPLVCQPNVSDLDVVDWAKNNREFIQNNLSKHGAILFRGFNINSVSDFENIAQAICPELFGEYGDLPREGLGGKIYGSTPYPADQGILFHNESSHMHRYPMKIWFYCVQPAEAGGETPMVDCRQVYQLLDEEIKEKFAKKGLMYVRNYTDGLDVSWQNFFHTSDKSLVEKFCYENGIEWEWQPDGGLKTREIRQAIAKHPQTGEWVFFNQIQLHHISYLDKSVRASLLSLFAEDHLPRNVYYGDGSQIEESVIEKVSAVYKQAEVTFTWQKGDILMLDNMLTAHARNPYMGKRKIVVAMGEIVNSKDITI, from the coding sequence ATGAGTGATATTAACAAACGAATTGCTGCCCTTTCCCCTGAAAAACGCGAGCTGCTGCTGCAACGACTCAATCAACAAGCGCAAACAAAATCGACGAACTTGATTGAACCTCAAAGTCGGGAAACTAACTGTTTTCCTTTATCCTTTGCTCAACAACGGCTATGGTTTATCGAGCAATTAGAACCAGGCAATCCCCTATATAATATTCCTGGGGCTGTGAGACTACAAGGTAGGTTGAATATAACAGCCATAGAGCAGAGTCTGAACTTAATTATTCAGCGTCACGAGATTTTGCGAACTACATTTAAAAGTAAACAAGGGCAACCAATTCAGGTAATCGCCTCATCTCTGCATTTAACAATACCAGTAGTGGATTTAAGTGGGTTAGCACTTCCACAGCAGGAAGTAGAAAAATTGATTAACCATGAGTCAGCCTGTGGGTTTGATTTAGAATCTGGACCATTACTACGGGTACACTTACTGCAACTGAGTCCAGAAGAATACGTGATGTTATTTACCTTACACCACATTATCGCTGATGGTTGGTCAATGGGGTTACTTGTAGATGAATTGGCTACCCTTTATCCAGTTTTTTGTGCAGATGAGGAATTATCATCTTTACCAAAATTACCAATTCAGTACGCTGACTTTGCCGTTTGGCAACAAAATTGGTTGCAGGGTGAGGTTTGGGAAAAGCAGCTGAGTTACTGGAAACAGCAACTTAATCATATTCCTATATTGTCCCTACCCCTAGATAAACCTAGACCAGCTATTTCTAGTTTTCGAGGTGCAACTGAGACGTTTATTGTAGGCAAAGATTTAACTCAAGCTTTAAAATCTCTCAGTCGTGATCAGGGTGTAACTTTGTTTATGACCCTATTAGCGGCTTTTAAGGTGTTGTTGCATCGCTATACAGGTCAAGATGATATTTGTATTGGCTCACCAATTGCCAACCGTAACCGAGGTGAGATTGAAAAGCTAATTGGTTTTTTTGTAAATTCCTTGGTATTGCGGACTGATTTATCAGGTAATCCTAGTTTTTTGGAATTATTAGCCCGTGTACGGGAAGTGACTGTGGAAGCTTATAGTCATCAGGATTTCCCTTTTGAAAAGTTAGTGGAAGAATTGCAACCAGAGCGTCATCTCAACCATCATCCATTATTTCAAGTTGCCTTTCAACTACAAAATACCCCTACCCATATATTGGAACTACCAGGAGTGACTTTAAGTAGTTTAGAGGCAAATAGCGATCGCACAGCGAAATTTGACCTAGATTTATCTGTAGCGGAAACCGATACCGGATTAATCGGACATTTAGAATACAGTACTGACTTGTTTGAGTCAGCAACGATTGCACGCATGGTGAAACATTTCCAAACTCTACTTGATGCTATTGTTGCTAATCCCCAAGCTAAACTGTCTGAGTTGCCATTGTTGAGTGCGGCAGAACAACAGCAATTACTATTTGCATGGAATCACACCCAAATAGATTGGCAACATAATTTGTGCATTCATCAACTAATTGAGTTGCAAGCAGCAAAAACACCCGATACAGTTGCCGTTGTTTTTGTAGAGGCTTCAGGTTCGACTACTGAGAAACCACAGCAACAGCTAACCTACGGCGAACTCAATCAAAAGGCTGACCAATTAGCACAATATCTGCATTCATTGGGAGTGACAGCAAATACTTTAGTCGGAATTTGTGTGGAGCGTTCTTTAGAAATGCTGGTGGGACTTTTGGGTATTCTCAAAGCTGGTGGTGCATATATACCCCTAGATCCAACTTATCCCCAAGAGCGCTTAGCATTGATGATCGAAGATGCTCAAGTTCAGGTTTTGTTGACTCAAAATCATCTACTTCATCACATCTGTGTCGATGTTACTCAAGTTGTTTGCCTAGATACGGATTGGCATAAAGTTGTTAATAATACTAGTACCTGCAAAATATTACCTCTCAATTCTTCTCATATTGCCTATGTAATCTATACTTCCGGCTCCACTGGCAAACCTAAAGCTGTGGAAATTACTCACGCTAGTGTTGTCAATTTTTTACAATCAATGCGACATCAGCCGGGATTAACTGCATCTGATACAGTTTTGGCTGTCACCTCCATTTCTTTTGATATTGCCGCATTAGAGTTATATTTACCCTTAATTTGCGGCGCACGTCTGATATTGGCTAGCCGAGAAATCACAATGGACGGTGAACTATTGAGTCAGTATCTCACCCATACAGGTGCAACTCTCATGCAGGCAACACCAGCAACTTGGCGGATGCTATTAGCATCACGGTGGATGGGTAGTTCCCAATTAAAAATTCTCTGTGGTGGGGAGGGTTTAGCTTCTGATTTGGCAAAGCAGTTACTAGCAAAAGGTAATTCACTATGGAATCTATATGGTCCGACAGAAACAACTATTTGGTCAACTATTTATCAAGTCAAAGCTGATAATTTATCTACTAAATCTTTAGTGTCGATTGGTTGCCCCATTGCGAACACACAAATCTATATTTTAGACCAATATTTACAACCAGTTCCAATTGGGGTTGTAGGTGAGTTACATATTGGTGGTGCTGGATTAGCACGCGGTTATTTAAACCAACCAGAATTAACTCAAATAAAATTTATTTCTACTAATTTAGCTGATGAATCATCTAAAACTTTGTATAAAACAGGTGATTTAGCTCGTTACTTAGCCGATGGGACAATTGAGTATATTGAGCGAATTGATCATCAAGTTAAATTACGGGGTTTCCGGATTGAGTTGGGAGAAATTGAAGCAACTATCCGAAATTTTAGTGGAGTGGAAGAAGCTGTAGTAATTGCAAGGGGAGATATCGCAGAAAATAGAATTTTAGTAGCTTATATTATTTATAAAGATGCTGTTGATACTTCTGAATTAATTTTTAACCTGCGTCAATTTTTACAATCAAAATTACCCAACTATATGATTCCCTCAGCCTTTATGCTGTTGGATAATTTACCACTAACTCCCAATGGAAAAGTAGATAGAAAATCGCTTCCTGTACCGGATACCAATCAATTAGAGACATTAACTAAATATACCAAACCACGTAACCAGATTGAGGAAAAGCTAGAGGTCATTTGGTCACAAATTCTAAATGTTAAAGGGATCAGAATCGAAGATAATTTCTTTAATTTAGGTGGACACTCGCTGTTAGCGACTCAAGTTATGTCACGGGTGCGGGATGAACTTAAGTTTACGGTTCCATTACGCGCTTTGTTTGAATCACCCACTATAGCAGGATTGGCGGATATTATTTATAAGCAGTATGCAAATAGTGATTCCGTATACCCACCGATTGAAGTTGTTTCCCGTGAGCAAAAACTACCTTTATCTTTTGCACAGCAAAGGTTGTGGTTTCTGAGTCAATTAATACCCAATAGTCCTCTCTATAATATTTCTGTTCCTGTAAGTTTAAGCGGATTGGTTAATATAGCTGCACTGGAAAAGAGTTTAAATGAGGTTATCCAAAGACACGAAATTTTGCGAACTAGTTTTGGGGAAATCGAAGGACAACCAATTCAAATTATTGTTCCTGCTGTGAATCTGCCATTAACAATCATAGATATAGAGTCACTCACAGATACAGAGCAATTAGAGCGAGTTAAACAAATTGCACTATCAGAAAAACTGGAGGCTTTTGACTTAACTTGTTGTCCATTATTAAGGGTCAAATTAATAAAATTAAGTCAAACAGAATTCGTTTTACTACTGACAATACATCACATTATATCTGATGCCTGGTCGATGGGAGTTTTAGTTAAGGAACTCACTGTTTTGTACGAGGCTTTTTGTACTGGTAAAAGTAATCCATTACCAGATTTACCAATTCAGTATGCTGACTTTGCTGTGTGGCAAAGACAATGGTTAGAGGGAGAAGTGTTAGAAACTCAACTCACCTATTGGAAAGAGCAATTATTAGGTGGTAATTTACCAATATTAAATTTACCGATTCAGCGATCGCTATCAAATTCTACTACTTATCAGGGTGCAAGTTACAACTTTGAATTATCTGTTGATTTATCACAAAAAATTCAAGCACTGAGTCGCCAGGAAAATGTGACTTTGTTTATGACTTTACTGGCTGGTTTACAAACTTTACTTTATCGCTATACTCATCAAGATGATATTGTTGTCGGTACAGATATTGCTAATCGGACACAAAGCCAAACAGAACTACTAATTGGTTTTTTTATTAACCTGTTGGTTTTACGGACAGATATGCGAGGTAATCCCAGTTTTCGGGAGTTGTTGCAGCGAGTGCGCGAAGTCACACTGCAAGCTTATGCTCACCAAGATTTACCTTTTGAAAAGCTGGTTGAAGAGTTAACAACTGAGCGAGATTTACAGCAAACACCTTTATTTCAAGTCTTATTTGTTTTACAGAATACACCAACTACAGAAATCATCCTTACTGATATCAAATTACAGCCTCTAGAAATTGAAGATGAGCAGTCAAAGTTTGATTTAGTTTTATTTGCAGTTGAAATAGAAGACCAGATTTCTCTGAGTTGGAAATACAAAACAGATTTGTTTGATGAAAGCGCGATCGCACGTTTTTCTGCACATTTTGAAACTCTTCTTACTAGTATTGTTAACCAACCCGATACAACAATTAGTACTTTAGAAATGCTGACCCCAGAAGAGATCAACCAACAAATTCGTGAAAAAACAAAACGTCAGTCTAGTAATTTCCAAAAATTCAAAACACTTAAACCCAAAGCTATTAGCTTAACTCCAGCAGAATTAGTCAAAACTGATTATCTTCAGTCGGGGGAAACTTTACCTTTGGTTTGCCAACCCAATGTATCTGACCTCGATGTCGTCGATTGGGCTAAAAATAACCGAGAATTTATTCAAAATAATTTATCTAAACATGGTGCAATTCTGTTTCGAGGATTTAACATAAATTCTGTATCTGATTTTGAAAATATTGCACAAGCGATTTGTCCGGAATTATTCGGTGAATATGGTGATTTACCCCGTGAAGGTTTAGGTGGAAAGATCTACGGTTCCACTCCTTATCCAGCAGATCAAGGAATCTTATTCCATAATGAAAGCTCTCACATGCATAGATATCCCATGAAAATCTGGTTTTACTGTGTACAACCAGCAGAGGCAGGGGGAGAGACACCAATGGTTGATTGTCGCCAAGTTTATCAATTACTGGATGAGGAAATAAAAGAAAAATTTGCCAAGAAAGGATTAATGTATGTCCGCAATTACACAGATGGGTTAGATGTGAGTTGGCAAAACTTTTTTCACACTAGTGATAAATCATTAGTGGAAAAATTCTGTTATGAAAATGGAATTGAATGGGAATGGCAACCAGATGGAGGTCTAAAAACGAGAGAAATTCGCCAAGCGATCGCTAAACATCCTCAGACGGGTGAATGGGTGTTTTTTAATCAAATTCAGTTACATCATATCTCTTATTTAGATAAATCAGTACGGGCATCTCTGTTGTCGTTATTTGCAGAAGATCATCTTCCCCGTAATGTTTATTACGGGGATGGTTCCCAAATTGAAGAATCTGTAATTGAGAAAGTAAGCGCAGTATATAAGCAAGCTGAGGTTACTTTTACTTGGCAAAAAGGAGATATTTTGATGCTGGATAATATGCTAACGGCTCATGCACGGAATCCATATATGGGTAAGCGAAAAATTGTTGTGGCGATGGGTGAAATTGTCAATAGTAAAGATATAACAATTTAG
- a CDS encoding non-ribosomal peptide synthetase, producing the protein MQLQDQVINAFRLSPQQKRVWYLQKNSQAYYVQADISITGNLYANILKSALELVIERQEILRTNFIKIPGIKTPVQKISTQGCLIWQEIDLSDRVSSQQAHQVASLREQEKLNCANLDSGSPLRSCLIRLSVNECILLITLPAIFADSYSIKNLVQEISQCYDTCLKVKFLTQDDEIIQYVQFSEWQNELLQDTEEGKEYWQKYDLSKLSRVSIPFENQSNGNQQFEVDCYEWKIDSDLLAQIETVVSKYKSSVSCFLLSCWQILLGRFIDDTSIIIGIAADGRKYEELKTVIGLMTKYLPISTNLEKTRSFSQLLSLVDQSVELAEEWEDYFTWENGVESLDSNTDNVYLPFCFDFQTGKTNYQAQEIRFFINKCFACNERFKINLSCYHQPNYLTATFHYDVNLFSTENVELLARYFQNLVRSAVNNPDKSIEQLEILNESDRQQLLAAFNHPQVDLSEIVANKCFHQLFAEQVLRTPNNIAVRCEEQKLTYAELNARSNQLAHYLQKMGVQAEVLVGIYMERSLNIMVALMAILKAGGAYVPLDPDLPVENLSLRLQDAQAQILLTQQDLATELALEAIQVVCLDQIQDAIASESEQSPHTDITIANLAYVIYTSGSTGQPKGVAVEHRQLLNYLDGIIERLNLPSAASFAMVSTLAADLGNTAIFPALSTGGCLHIISKERATDPEALIDYFSSHSIDCLKIVPSHLEAILTSVPSRSILPQQRLILGGEAASWNLIKKIQQLDPECTIINHYGPTEATVGVLTYQLQPDGYQYKSATVPLGRPIANTQTYLLDCYLQPVPIGVKGELYIGGAPVTRGYLHHPELTQIKFIPNPFSLNPQTRLYKTGDLARYLPDGNIEFLGRIDHQVKIRGYRIELEEIEAVLHQHPDIAQTVVIQREDTPGDQRLVAYVVAQSKRSLNHHTSELRSFLQGKLPEYILPSAFVLLKSLPLTANGKIDRQALPIPVVGELKQKFIAPRTAVEKVLAGIWAELLNLARVSVVDNFFELGGHSLLLTQLVVRVREAFQINLPLSMLFETPTVAGLAERIEIALKTGDVKAISSRIDLNAEAVLDPTILPKTPFIWSTAKPKAILLTGATGFLGSFLLAELLQKTQADIYCLVRAVNSETAKQKIYSCLTTYSLWQESFSSRIVPVVGELSQPLLGLTAAEFTTLASEIDIIYHNGAMVNFVYPYSVLKPTNVLGTQEILRLASQIKIKPVNFISTTNAISPNVGSGAKIVRESDVINPEEIIDTGYAQSKWVAEKLINAARDRGLPICIYRPGRIIWHSETGVGNVSDNTFRMLKGCIQLGSVPQGEEMINLIPVDFVTKAIVHLSQQKESLGKAFHLINLNPAPLNEIINWVRSCGYQLREIPGTEWREELRIIVSQSPDNALHPLVPFWSKEPDPDATSLTLQFDCENTLNSLKETNIKCPPVNKNLFDRFLSYLIQTGRLDAPHLDESNLEKSTGETDDN; encoded by the coding sequence ATGCAATTACAAGATCAAGTTATTAATGCTTTTCGTCTTTCACCGCAACAAAAACGGGTGTGGTATTTGCAAAAAAATAGCCAAGCTTACTATGTTCAAGCTGATATATCTATCACCGGTAATCTATATGCAAATATCTTAAAATCTGCTTTAGAATTAGTTATTGAACGACAGGAAATTCTCCGGACTAATTTTATTAAAATACCTGGAATCAAAACCCCAGTACAGAAAATTTCTACTCAAGGATGCCTAATTTGGCAAGAAATTGATTTAAGCGATCGCGTATCTTCACAACAAGCACATCAAGTTGCATCTTTGCGTGAACAAGAAAAGTTAAATTGTGCAAATTTAGATTCAGGTTCGCCGCTACGCTCCTGTTTAATTAGGTTATCAGTCAATGAGTGTATATTGCTGATAACTCTGCCAGCGATTTTTGCGGATAGCTATTCTATCAAAAATCTAGTTCAAGAAATTAGTCAGTGTTACGATACTTGCTTAAAAGTTAAATTCTTAACTCAGGATGATGAAATTATTCAATATGTGCAATTTTCTGAATGGCAGAATGAACTACTACAAGATACAGAGGAAGGCAAAGAATATTGGCAAAAATATGATTTATCTAAATTATCTAGAGTTTCAATACCTTTTGAGAATCAATCCAATGGTAATCAGCAATTTGAAGTCGATTGCTATGAATGGAAAATTGATTCTGATTTACTAGCCCAAATAGAAACAGTAGTTTCCAAATATAAATCATCAGTTTCTTGTTTCCTACTTAGTTGTTGGCAAATTTTATTAGGAAGATTTATAGATGATACCAGTATAATTATTGGTATTGCTGCGGATGGTCGTAAATACGAAGAGTTAAAAACTGTCATCGGACTAATGACTAAATATTTACCCATTTCCACAAATTTAGAAAAAACCCGATCATTTTCACAATTATTATCATTAGTTGACCAATCGGTAGAACTTGCAGAAGAATGGGAAGATTATTTTACCTGGGAAAATGGGGTAGAATCATTAGATAGTAATACCGATAATGTTTACTTGCCATTTTGCTTCGATTTTCAGACGGGAAAAACCAATTATCAAGCGCAAGAAATTAGATTTTTCATTAATAAATGCTTTGCTTGTAATGAGCGGTTCAAAATTAACCTTTCCTGCTATCACCAACCTAATTATTTGACAGCAACATTTCATTATGATGTAAATTTGTTTAGTACAGAAAATGTTGAACTTTTAGCGAGATATTTTCAGAATTTAGTCAGAAGTGCAGTTAATAATCCTGATAAGAGTATAGAGCAATTAGAAATATTAAATGAAAGCGATCGCCAGCAATTATTAGCCGCATTCAATCATCCCCAAGTAGACTTATCGGAAATTGTGGCAAATAAATGTTTCCATCAGCTATTTGCCGAACAAGTATTACGCACACCTAATAATATTGCCGTTAGATGTGAAGAACAAAAACTAACTTATGCAGAATTAAATGCTCGCTCGAATCAGTTAGCACATTACCTGCAAAAAATGGGGGTTCAAGCAGAAGTATTAGTGGGAATCTATATGGAGCGATCGCTTAATATAATGGTTGCCCTAATGGCGATTCTCAAAGCTGGTGGTGCTTACGTACCCCTAGATCCAGATTTACCAGTGGAGAATTTATCATTGCGCTTGCAGGATGCACAAGCACAAATTCTCTTAACTCAACAGGATTTAGCAACAGAACTTGCACTAGAAGCAATTCAAGTAGTTTGCTTAGATCAAATCCAAGATGCGATCGCGTCTGAAAGCGAACAAAGTCCCCATACAGATATTACCATTGCCAACTTAGCTTATGTCATTTACACTTCTGGTTCTACAGGTCAACCCAAGGGTGTCGCAGTTGAGCATCGGCAGTTACTAAATTATCTTGATGGTATTATTGAACGTCTAAATTTACCATCAGCTGCCAGTTTTGCGATGGTTTCAACTCTAGCTGCTGATTTAGGCAACACAGCAATCTTTCCTGCCCTTTCCACGGGTGGTTGTCTACATATAATTAGCAAAGAACGCGCTACCGACCCCGAAGCACTGATTGACTATTTCAGCAGTCATTCCATCGACTGTTTAAAAATAGTACCCTCCCATCTAGAAGCCATACTTACATCTGTTCCTAGTCGGTCAATTTTACCTCAACAAAGATTAATTTTAGGAGGAGAAGCAGCCAGTTGGAATTTAATCAAAAAAATTCAGCAATTAGACCCCGAATGCACAATCATCAACCACTATGGACCGACAGAAGCAACAGTCGGTGTGCTAACCTATCAATTGCAACCAGATGGCTATCAATATAAATCAGCAACAGTACCACTAGGTCGCCCCATTGCCAATACGCAGACTTACTTGTTAGATTGCTATCTGCAACCAGTTCCAATTGGAGTCAAGGGTGAACTGTATATCGGGGGTGCTCCAGTGACACGGGGTTACTTACATCATCCTGAACTAACACAAATAAAGTTTATTCCTAATCCTTTTAGTCTAAACCCTCAAACACGGCTGTATAAAACAGGAGATTTAGCCCGTTACTTACCAGATGGGAATATCGAGTTTTTGGGCAGAATTGATCATCAAGTCAAAATTAGAGGCTACCGAATTGAATTAGAAGAAATTGAAGCAGTATTACACCAGCACCCAGATATTGCCCAGACTGTAGTCATACAGAGAGAAGATACACCGGGAGATCAGCGCTTAGTAGCTTACGTTGTTGCTCAAAGTAAGCGATCGCTTAATCATCATACAAGCGAATTACGTAGCTTCTTACAAGGAAAATTACCTGAATACATACTCCCTTCTGCATTTGTTCTACTTAAATCTTTGCCACTGACGGCTAATGGGAAGATAGACCGCCAAGCTTTGCCAATACCAGTTGTAGGGGAACTCAAACAAAAATTTATTGCTCCTCGCACTGCTGTAGAAAAAGTATTAGCCGGAATTTGGGCAGAACTTTTGAATTTAGCACGCGTCAGTGTTGTAGATAATTTTTTTGAATTAGGAGGACATTCTTTACTACTAACTCAACTTGTAGTTCGAGTCCGCGAGGCTTTTCAAATTAACTTGCCTTTGAGTATGTTGTTTGAAACACCTACCGTTGCCGGACTTGCGGAACGAATCGAAATTGCCCTCAAGACGGGTGATGTCAAAGCGATTTCTTCCCGCATCGATCTAAATGCGGAAGCAGTTTTAGACCCAACGATTTTACCAAAAACACCATTTATTTGGTCAACCGCAAAACCAAAAGCGATTTTATTAACTGGTGCTACAGGCTTTTTGGGTTCATTTTTATTAGCTGAACTTTTGCAAAAAACTCAGGCAGATATCTACTGTTTAGTACGGGCAGTTAATTCAGAAACAGCAAAACAAAAAATCTACAGTTGTTTAACAACTTATTCTTTATGGCAGGAATCCTTCAGTTCTCGAATTGTACCTGTAGTGGGAGAATTATCGCAACCGCTGTTAGGACTAACCGCAGCAGAATTTACAACCCTAGCAAGTGAGATCGATATAATTTATCATAACGGGGCAATGGTTAACTTTGTGTACCCCTATTCTGTTTTGAAACCGACTAATGTTTTGGGAACACAAGAAATTTTGCGTTTAGCTAGTCAAATTAAAATTAAGCCAGTAAATTTTATTTCCACTACTAACGCGATTTCTCCAAACGTCGGTTCGGGAGCCAAGATAGTTAGAGAAAGTGATGTCATTAATCCCGAAGAAATTATAGATACAGGTTATGCTCAGAGTAAATGGGTTGCAGAAAAGCTGATAAATGCCGCACGCGATCGCGGGTTGCCTATTTGTATTTACAGACCAGGACGGATTATTTGGCATAGTGAAACTGGAGTTGGGAATGTTAGCGATAACACCTTTAGAATGCTCAAAGGTTGCATTCAATTAGGAAGTGTTCCTCAAGGGGAGGAAATGATCAATTTAATTCCTGTAGATTTTGTGACTAAGGCAATTGTGCATTTATCTCAACAAAAAGAATCTTTAGGCAAAGCTTTTCACTTAATTAATTTGAATCCTGCCCCTTTGAATGAAATTATTAATTGGGTACGTTCATGTGGTTATCAATTGCGAGAAATTCCTGGTACAGAGTGGCGAGAAGAATTACGGATTATTGTTAGCCAATCTCCAGATAACGCTTTGCACCCCCTTGTTCCTTTTTGGTCGAAAGAACCAGACCCAGATGCTACATCTTTAACTCTTCAATTTGACTGTGAAAATACCCTTAATAGTTTGAAGGAAACTAATATTAAATGTCCACCTGTAAATAAGAACTTATTTGATAGATTTTTATCCTATCTAATTCAAACTGGTAGATTAGATGCTCCTCATTTGGATGAATCTAACCTGGAAAAATCAACTGGAGAAACTGATGATAACTAA
- a CDS encoding thioesterase II family protein: MITKHQFNSWVIRPQPNPEADSRLFCFPYAGGSSAMFRPWVSRLSQKIEICLVELPGRGTQIKLTPFTRIEPLVSAIAPIILPYLDKPFAFFGHSMGGLLSFELARYLRQEYSKQASHLFVSASRAPQIPSPKPPIHALPETEFHQELRRLNGTPDSVLENTELMQLLIPLLRADFAVLETYVYTPQPPLECSITAFGGLQDQEVTIQELEGWRSQTQNSFQLEMFSGDHFFIHPCQSRLLEKVYFV; encoded by the coding sequence ATGATAACTAAACATCAATTTAACTCATGGGTAATACGACCTCAGCCAAATCCTGAAGCTGACTCAAGATTATTTTGCTTTCCCTACGCAGGTGGTAGCTCGGCAATGTTTCGTCCATGGGTTTCCAGATTATCTCAAAAAATAGAAATCTGTCTTGTAGAACTTCCTGGAAGGGGAACGCAGATCAAATTAACTCCATTTACGCGAATTGAACCCCTTGTTAGTGCGATCGCTCCCATTATCCTCCCATATTTAGACAAGCCATTTGCTTTTTTCGGTCATAGTATGGGTGGTTTACTCAGTTTTGAACTTGCTCGCTATCTTCGTCAAGAATATAGTAAACAAGCATCTCATCTGTTTGTTTCTGCTAGTCGCGCTCCCCAAATTCCATCACCCAAACCACCGATACATGCACTTCCAGAAACTGAGTTTCACCAAGAACTTCGCCGTCTCAATGGAACACCTGATTCGGTGTTAGAAAATACCGAATTGATGCAACTGCTTATTCCACTACTTCGGGCTGATTTTGCGGTGTTAGAAACTTATGTCTACACTCCACAACCACCACTTGAATGCTCCATCACTGCTTTTGGTGGACTACAAGACCAAGAAGTCACTATCCAAGAGTTAGAGGGGTGGCGATCGCAAACCCAAAATTCGTTCCAATTAGAGATGTTTTCTGGAGACCACTTTTTTATTCATCCATGCCAATCTCGTTTACTTGAGAAAGTCTATTTTGTCTAG